Proteins encoded in a region of the Isosphaeraceae bacterium EP7 genome:
- a CDS encoding response regulator transcription factor produces the protein MIRAVVVEDEPLALRYLVSLLGATGLVDVVGEAVDGRAGFTLCQEVRPDAAFLDIQMPVWDGLSVAARLLTLPTAPLVVFVTGFDGHAVDAFGVEAVDYLLKPIDADQVQRAVGRLQHRLAAVKASEEAPRMPIKVAGSDVVRLLTRAEVVAVLRRRRKVWIHTATEELPTPQPISSLAEWLGAPPFLQVARDAIVNMGAVVEIVRRGDRQYRLKLADRPGTVVEASRSGAAKLAPFLKHPS, from the coding sequence TTGATCCGGGCGGTCGTGGTCGAGGATGAGCCGCTGGCCTTGCGGTATCTGGTCAGCCTGCTGGGTGCGACCGGCCTGGTGGACGTGGTGGGCGAGGCGGTCGACGGCCGGGCCGGATTCACGCTTTGCCAGGAGGTGCGGCCCGACGCCGCGTTCCTCGATATCCAGATGCCGGTCTGGGACGGCCTGTCGGTCGCGGCCCGACTGCTGACGTTGCCGACGGCCCCACTGGTCGTGTTCGTGACCGGATTCGACGGCCACGCCGTGGATGCGTTCGGGGTAGAGGCAGTCGACTACCTGCTCAAGCCGATCGACGCCGACCAGGTCCAGCGGGCCGTCGGCCGGCTCCAGCACCGACTGGCCGCGGTGAAAGCCTCGGAGGAGGCCCCGCGGATGCCGATCAAGGTGGCCGGGTCGGACGTGGTGCGGCTGCTGACGCGGGCCGAGGTGGTGGCGGTGCTGCGCCGCCGCCGGAAAGTCTGGATCCACACGGCGACGGAGGAACTGCCCACCCCGCAGCCGATCTCGAGCCTGGCGGAATGGCTGGGCGCCCCGCCGTTCTTGCAGGTGGCCCGCGACGCGATCGTGAATATGGGAGCCGTGGTCGAGATCGTGCGCCGGGGCGACCGCCAGTACCGCCTGAAGCTGGCCGATCGGCCGGGCACGGTGGTCGAGGCTTCGCGCTCGGGCGCGGCCAAGCTCGCGCCGTTCCTCAAGCATCCGTCGTGA
- a CDS encoding sigma-70 family RNA polymerase sigma factor has product MSQTYRQLAFRQLKDQLRYVPRDRRLEQIDRAEALLAEIEPGRCYPIDYVTFRITGYRPEVTPSAVLDGPDVTHDLLTFIEDISKTVGQDASQVAEPVLTVEAVGHRYHVSTRTVNRWRAQGLVARRFIIEGKTKVGFLESSLSRFIAAHQDQVDRGTRFRQLTDAERDEIVRRARRMASVGQHGLIEIARRIARKMERSTETIRTTLKAYDAEHPDRPIFRPATGPLDDQAKAALYQKFRLGFSVEALAAETGRTRSSIYRFINEMRAVRLLETKLEFMPNESFDEASQHDAIRAEMPLPADGKPARRTKPPKGLPPYLASLYEVALLSREQEAHLFRKMNFLKSRAAKLRETLDPAKAKATTLDRIESLQDEALAVKNQIIRSNLRLVVSIAKRHVGPSNNFFELVSDGNMSLIRAVEKFDYSRGNKFSTYASWAIMKNFARTIPEENYRRDRFVTGHEEMFEAAADNRADEHEYESALKRMQEAVRGMLGRLDERERKIIISRYGLNGVSEQTLEQLGRELGITKERVRQIESRAQDKLRRIADDEKLELPMF; this is encoded by the coding sequence ATGTCTCAGACCTATCGCCAGCTTGCTTTCCGGCAGTTGAAGGATCAACTCCGCTACGTCCCCCGCGATCGGCGTCTCGAGCAGATCGACCGGGCCGAGGCGCTGCTGGCCGAGATCGAGCCGGGGCGTTGCTATCCGATCGACTACGTCACGTTCCGGATCACGGGCTATCGCCCGGAAGTCACCCCGTCGGCCGTCCTCGACGGCCCGGATGTCACCCACGACCTGCTCACGTTCATCGAGGACATCTCCAAGACCGTGGGTCAGGATGCCAGTCAGGTCGCCGAGCCGGTCCTGACTGTCGAGGCGGTCGGACATCGATATCACGTGTCGACCCGGACCGTGAACCGCTGGCGTGCCCAAGGGCTCGTCGCAAGGCGGTTCATCATCGAAGGGAAGACCAAGGTCGGTTTCCTGGAATCGAGCCTGTCACGCTTCATCGCAGCACACCAGGATCAGGTGGACCGGGGCACCCGGTTCCGACAATTGACTGACGCGGAACGGGACGAGATCGTCCGCCGCGCCCGTCGCATGGCCTCGGTCGGCCAGCATGGCCTGATCGAGATCGCGCGGAGGATCGCACGCAAAATGGAACGCTCCACCGAGACCATCCGGACGACCCTGAAGGCCTACGACGCCGAGCACCCGGACCGGCCCATCTTCCGGCCCGCGACCGGGCCGCTCGATGACCAGGCCAAGGCGGCGCTCTACCAGAAATTCAGGCTCGGGTTCTCCGTCGAGGCGCTCGCCGCCGAGACCGGCCGGACGCGCTCCAGCATCTATCGTTTCATCAACGAGATGCGCGCCGTACGACTCCTGGAGACCAAGCTCGAGTTCATGCCGAACGAGAGCTTCGACGAGGCGTCGCAGCACGACGCCATCCGCGCCGAGATGCCCCTGCCGGCAGACGGCAAGCCCGCCAGGCGGACCAAGCCGCCCAAGGGCCTGCCCCCCTACCTGGCGAGCCTGTACGAGGTTGCCCTGCTCTCTCGCGAGCAGGAGGCCCACCTCTTCCGCAAGATGAACTTCCTCAAGAGCCGGGCCGCCAAGCTTCGCGAGACCCTCGACCCGGCCAAGGCCAAGGCCACCACCCTGGACCGAATCGAGTCGCTCCAGGACGAGGCCCTGGCCGTGAAGAACCAGATCATCCGGTCCAACCTCCGGCTGGTCGTCTCCATCGCCAAACGCCACGTCGGCCCCTCGAACAACTTCTTCGAGCTGGTCAGCGACGGCAATATGTCGCTCATCCGCGCCGTCGAAAAGTTCGACTACAGCCGAGGCAACAAGTTCAGCACATACGCCTCCTGGGCGATCATGAAGAACTTCGCCCGCACCATCCCCGAAGAGAACTATCGCCGCGACCGGTTCGTCACCGGCCACGAGGAGATGTTCGAGGCCGCCGCCGACAACCGGGCCGACGAGCACGAGTACGAGAGCGCCCTGAAGCGAATGCAGGAAGCCGTACGTGGCATGCTCGGTCGGCTCGACGAGCGCGAGCGGAAGATCATCATCAGCCGCTACGGGCTCAACGGCGTCAGCGAGCAGACCCTGGAACAGCTCGGCCGAGAACTGGGCATCACCAAGGAACGCGTGCGACAGATCGAGTCACGAGCCCAGGACAAGCTCAGGCGCATCGCCGACGACGAGAAGCTCGAATTGCCGATGTTCTAA
- the tuf gene encoding elongation factor Tu, producing the protein MAKEIFSRTKPHVNVGTIGHIDHGKTTLTAALLSVLAANGKAKKKDYADIAKGGTVRDANKTVTIAVSHVEYESETRHYAHIDCPGHADYIKNMITGAAQMDGAILVVSAADGPMPQTREHILLARQVGVPALVVFLNKIDLVDDEELLELVELELRELLTHYKFPGDEIPITRGCARPAYDNPTDAKSAAPILALVASMDSYIPEPVRDIDKPFLMPIEDVFSIKGRGTVGTGKIERGIAKVGDVVEIVGFGASKNTTITGVEMFQKTLDQGQAGDNVGVLLRGVEKTDLERGQVLCKPGTITPHTKFEAEVYVLSKDEGGRHTPFFKGYRPQFYFRTTDVTGSVLNLLSENGSEAEMCMPGDNIKMTVELHTPIAMEENLRFAIREGGKTVGAGVVTKILL; encoded by the coding sequence ATGGCTAAGGAAATCTTCTCGCGAACGAAGCCGCACGTCAACGTGGGCACCATCGGCCACATTGACCACGGCAAGACGACCTTGACGGCGGCCCTGCTTTCGGTCCTCGCCGCTAACGGCAAGGCCAAGAAGAAAGATTACGCCGACATCGCCAAGGGCGGAACCGTCCGCGACGCCAACAAGACCGTGACCATCGCCGTCTCGCACGTCGAGTACGAGAGCGAAACTCGGCACTATGCCCACATCGACTGCCCGGGCCACGCCGACTATATCAAGAATATGATCACCGGTGCCGCCCAGATGGACGGGGCGATCCTCGTCGTCTCGGCCGCCGACGGCCCGATGCCGCAGACCCGCGAGCACATCCTGCTCGCCCGTCAGGTCGGTGTCCCCGCGTTGGTCGTCTTCCTCAACAAGATCGACCTGGTCGACGACGAGGAACTGCTGGAACTGGTCGAGCTGGAGCTGCGCGAGCTGCTCACGCACTACAAGTTCCCCGGCGACGAAATCCCGATCACCCGCGGTTGTGCCCGCCCGGCCTACGACAACCCGACCGACGCGAAGTCCGCCGCTCCGATCCTGGCGCTTGTCGCCTCGATGGACTCGTACATCCCCGAGCCCGTCCGCGACATCGACAAGCCGTTCCTCATGCCCATTGAGGACGTCTTCTCGATCAAGGGTCGTGGAACGGTCGGCACCGGCAAGATCGAACGCGGTATCGCCAAAGTCGGCGATGTCGTCGAGATCGTCGGGTTCGGCGCCAGCAAGAACACGACGATCACCGGCGTCGAGATGTTCCAGAAGACGCTCGACCAGGGCCAGGCCGGCGACAACGTCGGCGTGCTCCTGCGTGGCGTGGAAAAGACCGACCTCGAGCGTGGGCAGGTCCTCTGCAAGCCCGGGACGATCACTCCCCACACCAAGTTCGAGGCCGAGGTCTACGTCCTGTCGAAGGACGAGGGCGGCCGGCATACCCCCTTCTTCAAGGGATATCGCCCGCAGTTCTACTTCCGCACCACAGACGTGACCGGCTCCGTTCTGAACTTGCTGTCCGAGAACGGCAGCGAGGCCGAGATGTGCATGCCCGGCGACAACATCAAGATGACCGTCGAATTGCACACCCCGATCGCGATGGAAGAGAACCTCCGGTTCGCCATCCGTGAAGGCGGCAAGACCGTCGGTGCCGGCGTTGTGACCAAGATCCTCCTGTAA
- the rpmG gene encoding 50S ribosomal protein L33 yields the protein MREYVWLECTSCGDRNYRTQKETRGAERLELKKYCKRERKHFAHKESRKK from the coding sequence GTGCGTGAGTACGTTTGGCTGGAATGCACCTCGTGCGGCGACCGCAACTACCGGACTCAAAAAGAGACCCGTGGTGCCGAGCGGCTCGAGCTCAAGAAGTATTGCAAGCGTGAGCGGAAGCACTTCGCTCACAAAGAATCACGCAAGAAGTGA
- the secE gene encoding preprotein translocase subunit SecE, which translates to MGKVKDGPPASKAVKPVKGGALHESRRHLVSFFSNLLLTRVYKPLQGWNARVYTAAGLGFVAVLGLYRLHETLQPYGPNVRFGIPSALGLIMAWILYRTVQYPPFVDFLIATEAELNKVSWTSKEDLKRSTAVVLSTVILMSVFLFGVDWLWSSLLQLIGVLRFDGGGGYGSNA; encoded by the coding sequence ATGGGCAAAGTCAAAGATGGACCGCCGGCATCGAAGGCCGTCAAGCCGGTCAAGGGGGGGGCCCTCCACGAGTCCCGACGCCACCTGGTGTCGTTCTTCTCTAACCTCCTGCTCACCCGCGTCTACAAGCCTCTCCAAGGCTGGAACGCCCGAGTCTATACGGCCGCGGGCTTAGGCTTCGTCGCGGTCTTGGGACTTTACCGACTTCATGAGACGCTCCAGCCTTATGGCCCGAACGTCCGGTTCGGTATCCCGTCCGCCCTTGGCCTCATCATGGCCTGGATCCTCTACCGCACCGTTCAATATCCGCCGTTCGTGGATTTCCTGATCGCCACGGAGGCCGAGCTGAACAAGGTCTCCTGGACGAGCAAGGAAGACCTGAAGCGGTCCACGGCCGTCGTGCTCTCGACCGTCATTCTGATGTCCGTCTTCCTGTTCGGCGTCGACTGGCTCTGGTCGAGCCTACTCCAGTTGATCGGCGTGCTCCGATTTGACGGCGGGGGCGGTTACGGTTCGAACGCCTGA
- the nusG gene encoding transcription termination/antitermination protein NusG encodes MSLPTDESFDQDDEQPSALAPMPDDDPPPKLVWYVLKVQSSREDTIRDALERRVKIQGLGIYFGRIVVPTEKITEIRNNKKRIVERKTYPGYIMIEMELNEKTWFTVRETPGVGDFVGGARGTLSEPWKHATPMTEAEVNSMLGQETAKAEDAPRVRIDVERGDRVKIKDGPFENFEGTVEEVIEARGLVKVMLIIFNRPTPVDLEYWQVERI; translated from the coding sequence ATGAGCCTTCCGACCGACGAGTCTTTCGATCAGGACGACGAGCAGCCGTCAGCGCTGGCGCCGATGCCCGATGACGATCCGCCCCCGAAGCTGGTCTGGTACGTCCTGAAGGTTCAGAGTAGCCGCGAGGATACGATTCGCGATGCTCTGGAGCGTCGGGTCAAGATCCAGGGGCTGGGGATCTACTTCGGTCGGATCGTGGTGCCGACGGAGAAGATCACCGAGATCCGCAATAACAAGAAGCGCATCGTTGAGCGGAAGACCTATCCCGGTTACATCATGATCGAGATGGAGCTCAACGAGAAAACCTGGTTCACCGTGCGTGAAACCCCCGGCGTCGGCGACTTTGTCGGCGGTGCCCGTGGGACGCTCAGCGAGCCCTGGAAGCACGCCACGCCGATGACCGAGGCCGAGGTGAACTCGATGCTCGGTCAGGAGACCGCCAAGGCCGAGGATGCCCCCCGCGTCCGGATCGACGTGGAGCGTGGCGATCGGGTCAAGATCAAGGACGGCCCGTTCGAGAACTTCGAAGGGACCGTCGAAGAAGTGATCGAGGCCCGTGGCCTGGTCAAGGTTATGCTGATCATCTTCAATCGACCGACACCGGTCGACCTCGAATACTGGCAGGTGGAGCGGATCTGA
- the rplK gene encoding 50S ribosomal protein L11, with amino-acid sequence MAKVMTAKVKLQCPGGQATPAPPVGPALGQHGVNIGQFVMQFNDRTKEMKGTIIPVEITIYSDRSFEFILKSPPAAILLKQAAGIAAGSAVPHKTKVGTVTSDQVRKIAETKINDLNARDMEHAMRIIAGTARSMGVEIKG; translated from the coding sequence ATGGCTAAGGTGATGACGGCGAAGGTGAAGCTCCAGTGCCCCGGCGGGCAGGCGACCCCCGCCCCGCCGGTCGGCCCCGCCCTGGGCCAGCACGGCGTGAATATCGGCCAGTTCGTGATGCAGTTCAACGACCGCACGAAGGAGATGAAGGGGACGATCATCCCCGTCGAGATCACGATCTATTCGGATCGCTCCTTCGAGTTCATCCTCAAGAGCCCGCCCGCCGCGATCCTGCTGAAGCAGGCCGCCGGCATCGCCGCTGGCTCGGCCGTGCCGCACAAGACCAAGGTTGGCACCGTCACCAGCGACCAGGTCCGCAAAATCGCCGAGACCAAGATTAACGACCTGAATGCCCGCGACATGGAGCACGCCATGCGGATCATCGCCGGGACGGCGAGGAGCATGGGCGTCGAGATCAAGGGCTGA
- the rplA gene encoding 50S ribosomal protein L1, protein MGYQSKRYRALLGKKSKLAEALPLADAVKQLKAFDSTKFVQTVEVSTNLGIDPRQSDQNVRGSVALPHGIGKAVRVAVFAQGENAEKATAAGADIVGADDLAQRIKGGFMDFDVALATPDMMGIVGPLGRVLGPRGLMPSPRSGTVTTDIAAGVREFKAGKIEFRSDKGGNVAGAVGKLNFSDEQLIDNINTFLNHLRSLKPTAAKGTYIRSITISATMSPGIRIIA, encoded by the coding sequence TTGGGATATCAGTCGAAGCGCTATCGCGCACTCCTCGGTAAGAAGTCGAAGCTCGCCGAAGCGCTCCCCTTGGCCGATGCGGTCAAGCAGCTCAAGGCGTTCGATTCCACGAAGTTCGTCCAGACCGTTGAAGTCTCGACGAATCTCGGCATCGACCCTCGCCAGAGCGACCAGAACGTCCGCGGCAGCGTTGCCCTGCCTCACGGCATCGGTAAGGCCGTCCGCGTGGCGGTCTTCGCCCAGGGCGAAAACGCCGAGAAGGCGACCGCCGCCGGTGCCGACATTGTCGGAGCCGACGACCTCGCTCAGCGGATCAAGGGCGGTTTCATGGACTTCGACGTCGCCCTGGCGACGCCGGACATGATGGGCATCGTCGGTCCCCTCGGCCGTGTGCTCGGCCCTCGCGGCCTCATGCCCTCGCCCCGCTCCGGCACCGTCACCACGGACATCGCTGCTGGCGTGCGCGAGTTCAAGGCGGGCAAGATCGAGTTCCGCAGCGACAAGGGCGGGAACGTCGCCGGCGCCGTCGGGAAGCTCAACTTCAGCGACGAGCAGCTGATCGATAATATTAACACGTTCCTCAACCACCTCCGATCGCTCAAACCGACGGCGGCCAAGGGGACCTATATCCGGTCGATCACCATCTCGGCCACGATGAGCCCGGGTATCCGGATCATCGCCTGA
- the rplJ gene encoding 50S ribosomal protein L10, which produces MSKYVKELMMDQFRADLGDAKSVLILDLKGLDAVSEYHLRRDLRKKKIKVRTLRNTLARKVFTEAGIGGLAQFLTGPSVAAWGGDGVAELAQEVSAQVKKLKKPEIKGGAVDGTVISPTQVEAITKLPSREALIARVVSLALAPAQRIVSLANAPASGLLGQLKTLAGPAEEESESEAPAAEGEAEAAG; this is translated from the coding sequence ATGAGTAAGTACGTCAAAGAATTGATGATGGACCAGTTCCGCGCCGACCTCGGCGACGCGAAGTCGGTCCTGATCCTCGACCTGAAGGGCCTCGACGCGGTCTCGGAGTACCACCTCCGTCGCGACCTGCGGAAGAAGAAGATTAAGGTCAGGACCCTGCGTAACACGCTGGCCCGGAAGGTCTTCACCGAAGCGGGGATCGGCGGGCTGGCCCAGTTTCTGACCGGCCCGAGCGTGGCGGCCTGGGGCGGAGACGGCGTCGCCGAACTCGCCCAGGAAGTCTCCGCACAGGTCAAGAAACTGAAGAAGCCCGAGATCAAGGGAGGCGCCGTCGACGGGACGGTCATCTCCCCGACGCAAGTCGAGGCCATCACAAAGCTGCCGAGCCGCGAGGCGTTGATCGCTCGCGTCGTCAGCCTGGCCCTGGCCCCGGCCCAGCGGATCGTCTCGCTGGCCAATGCCCCGGCCTCCGGGCTGCTCGGGCAGTTGAAGACCCTGGCCGGACCGGCCGAGGAAGAGTCCGAGTCCGAGGCCCCCGCGGCCGAGGGCGAGGCCGAAGCCGCCGGTTGA
- the rplL gene encoding 50S ribosomal protein L7/L12, whose protein sequence is MATAEVASFADNIKTLGDTIVKLTVLEAKSLGDYLEEVHGIKAAAAAVVAGPAVAAGPAAPVEEQTEFTVVLESFDAAKKIGVIKVVRAATSLGLKEAKDLVEAAPKDVKVGISKDDAAKLKKELEEAGAVIKIK, encoded by the coding sequence ATGGCCACCGCCGAAGTCGCCTCGTTCGCCGACAACATCAAGACCCTGGGCGACACGATCGTCAAGCTGACCGTCCTGGAAGCCAAGTCGCTGGGCGACTACCTCGAAGAGGTCCATGGCATCAAGGCTGCCGCTGCTGCCGTCGTCGCCGGCCCCGCCGTCGCCGCCGGTCCGGCTGCCCCGGTCGAAGAGCAGACCGAGTTCACCGTGGTCCTGGAGAGCTTCGACGCCGCCAAGAAGATTGGCGTCATCAAGGTTGTCCGGGCCGCCACGAGCCTCGGCCTGAAGGAAGCCAAGGACCTGGTCGAGGCCGCCCCCAAGGACGTCAAGGTCGGGATCTCGAAGGACGACGCCGCCAAGCTCAAGAAAGAGCTGGAAGAGGCCGGGGCCGTCATCAAGATCAAGTGA